The Legionella adelaidensis genome has a segment encoding these proteins:
- a CDS encoding FUSC family protein: MELRNTTKMAIQAALAISIAEIISLTFVFDRGYWITLTAMALTTQTWGESIKRSFERVGMTILGGLVGTALYFLLPQQGSHLFFFLLIGFIFFTVYLIRIHHLVSVFFLTCVVVFLFALFGNWTWDLLRIRIVDTILGAIIALIVGFLVFPLKTNINGLLVNYLEKMKALLTTFFTNTKVRTLVTRQSLSTDLQKIRKAALAIRYELFFHRLKPADFNAALNNLVIATRYTFNLVESSEWLFPHFTEEEAQMMAVAYKTTEKNLLILINYLRSKNAEEMLGTKHLSCLIEKTIQENPKKFAELNSDALGFFSLLYFFIQVNMHLKELYQLLAKT; this comes from the coding sequence ATGGAACTTAGAAATACAACAAAAATGGCTATTCAAGCTGCTTTAGCCATTAGCATTGCGGAAATTATAAGCTTAACTTTTGTATTTGACCGTGGTTATTGGATTACGCTTACTGCAATGGCCTTAACTACCCAAACCTGGGGGGAAAGTATCAAACGCTCTTTTGAACGCGTAGGTATGACAATATTAGGAGGGCTCGTCGGTACGGCATTGTATTTTTTACTACCGCAACAAGGGTCTCATTTGTTTTTTTTCTTATTGATAGGATTTATCTTTTTTACTGTTTATTTGATAAGAATTCATCATTTGGTCTCTGTTTTTTTTCTTACTTGTGTTGTTGTATTTTTATTTGCTTTATTTGGTAATTGGACTTGGGATTTATTGCGCATTCGAATTGTGGATACCATTTTGGGCGCAATTATTGCGTTAATTGTCGGGTTTTTAGTTTTTCCACTGAAAACTAATATAAATGGGCTTTTAGTTAACTATTTGGAAAAAATGAAAGCCTTGTTGACTACCTTTTTTACTAATACCAAAGTGCGTACCTTAGTAACCAGACAATCATTATCTACTGATCTGCAAAAGATAAGAAAAGCAGCGCTTGCAATTCGCTATGAATTATTTTTTCATCGTTTAAAACCTGCCGATTTTAACGCCGCGCTCAATAATTTGGTTATAGCCACACGATATACTTTTAATTTAGTAGAATCATCCGAATGGTTGTTTCCTCACTTTACAGAAGAGGAAGCCCAGATGATGGCAGTAGCTTATAAAACCACAGAGAAAAATCTTCTTATATTAATTAATTATTTGAGAAGTAAAAACGCAGAAGAGATGCTGGGGACTAAACATTTGTCTTGTCTAATAGAAAAAACGATTCAAGAAAATCCCAAAAAATTTGCCGAGTTAAACTCTGACGCGTTAGGTTTTTTTAGTCTGCTGTACTTTTTTATTCAGGTTAATATGCATTTGAAAGAACTTTATCAGCTTTTAGCTAAAACGTAA
- a CDS encoding ABC transporter permease — MSMSEANFVFNKQHNQYSCEGDWSILQIDSLFKKFKQQQLPSQQKIIIDGKALKKFDSSGAVTLMQCINLLEEKQNKVEIQNFTQQHHALLSLAEEKKETINYSPPRPKKESFIYQLGEEFCHKLIQAKGLIILIGDLSDKLFSAFFNFRRFQFPSIISNIYSTGITALPIIGLLSFLIGVVLAYQMGLQLETYGANIFIAYLSGMAIFREFAPLITAIIVAGRTSSAFTAQIGSMKINEEIDALCTMGLSPTELLVVPKVLGLLFFFPLLIFWSDFFSTLGAMIMSKSMLHVGYKDFLTRLHESVGFKQMMLGLYKAPTFAILIALVGCFQGFRVEANADSVGTQTTKSVVQALFLIIVADAIYSVIYSWLDL; from the coding sequence ATGAGTATGTCCGAAGCAAATTTTGTTTTTAATAAACAACATAATCAATATAGTTGCGAAGGTGACTGGTCCATATTGCAAATTGATAGTTTGTTTAAGAAATTTAAGCAACAACAATTACCTTCTCAGCAAAAAATTATTATTGATGGCAAAGCATTAAAAAAATTTGATAGCTCCGGTGCGGTAACTTTAATGCAATGTATCAACCTTTTAGAAGAAAAACAGAACAAGGTTGAGATACAAAATTTTACACAACAACACCACGCTTTACTTTCCCTCGCCGAAGAAAAAAAAGAAACAATTAACTATTCTCCTCCACGCCCCAAAAAAGAATCTTTTATTTATCAGCTAGGAGAAGAATTTTGTCATAAATTAATCCAGGCCAAAGGGCTGATTATTTTAATTGGTGATCTCAGCGATAAACTCTTTTCTGCTTTTTTCAATTTTAGAAGATTTCAATTCCCCAGTATTATTTCCAACATTTATTCAACCGGGATTACCGCTTTACCAATCATTGGTCTTCTCTCTTTTTTGATTGGGGTAGTACTTGCTTACCAAATGGGGCTGCAATTAGAAACATATGGAGCTAACATATTTATCGCCTATCTCTCTGGTATGGCTATCTTTAGGGAATTCGCCCCCCTTATAACCGCTATTATTGTAGCCGGGCGAACGAGCTCAGCCTTTACTGCCCAAATAGGGAGTATGAAAATAAATGAGGAGATAGATGCACTCTGTACTATGGGCTTGTCTCCTACCGAGTTGTTGGTCGTGCCTAAAGTATTAGGCTTATTATTCTTTTTTCCCTTATTAATCTTTTGGTCTGATTTTTTTAGTACGCTGGGTGCAATGATTATGTCTAAAAGCATGCTACATGTCGGATATAAGGACTTCCTAACCCGTTTGCATGAGTCAGTGGGATTTAAACAAATGATGTTAGGTTTATATAAAGCGCCCACTTTTGCCATTTTGATTGCGCTTGTAGGTTGTTTTCAAGGTTTTCGTGTGGAAGCAAATGCCGATAGCGTAGGTACACAAACCACCAAAAGCGTAGTACAAGCCTTATTTCTTATCATTGTTGCCGATGCAATCTATTCGGTAATATATAGCTGGCTAGATCTATAA
- a CDS encoding ABC transporter ATP-binding protein, with protein MREPIIEIRGLKNYLGNQWVHSDVNLTVYQGEILAIIGGSGSGKTTILRSILMLLKPTAGMIRIFGQDIHNIDEATANNIRRRWGMLFQHSALFSGMTVLENIMFPMRELAHLDKELMRKLALLKLIMVGLPKESASKYPSELSGGMQRRAAAARAIAMDPELLFFDEPTSGLDPISAKQFDELIIFLRNSLNLTIVIVSHDIESLKRTTDRVAFVGDGKIISVEPIEELMQNKHPLIADYFSKQTK; from the coding sequence ATGCGTGAACCTATTATTGAAATCAGAGGTTTAAAAAACTATCTAGGGAATCAATGGGTTCATTCTGATGTTAATCTAACTGTCTATCAAGGCGAAATTCTGGCCATTATTGGCGGCAGCGGAAGCGGTAAAACAACCATTTTGCGCAGTATTTTAATGCTTTTAAAACCTACAGCCGGAATGATTCGCATTTTTGGCCAAGATATACACAATATAGATGAAGCGACAGCAAACAATATACGACGTCGCTGGGGCATGCTTTTTCAACATAGCGCCCTTTTCTCAGGAATGACCGTATTAGAAAATATTATGTTTCCCATGAGAGAATTAGCGCATTTAGATAAAGAACTCATGAGAAAACTGGCTCTTCTAAAGTTAATTATGGTAGGACTTCCTAAAGAAAGTGCCTCCAAATATCCCTCTGAACTTAGCGGGGGTATGCAACGAAGAGCGGCAGCTGCACGAGCGATTGCCATGGATCCTGAATTACTTTTTTTTGATGAACCTACTTCAGGCCTCGATCCTATCAGTGCGAAACAATTTGATGAACTGATTATTTTTTTACGAAATTCATTAAATTTAACCATCGTCATAGTCAGCCATGATATAGAATCCTTGAAAAGAACTACGGATAGAGTTGCATTTGTTGGAGATGGCAAAATAATTAGTGTAGAGCCGATTGAAGAATTGATGCAAAATAAGCATCCATTAATTGCCGATTATTTTAGTAAACAAACCAAGTGA
- a CDS encoding MlaD family protein — protein MEPKTNYTVVGLTVLLLIVGLVLAGLWLSIGFDKSNYNFYTVYMSESVSGLTEESLVKFNGVKVGFVDHIELNPVNPQQVKLRLKIEEGTPITHSTRATLITQGITGTTYLGLSAISSSLLPLQKKPGEPYPVIPTKPSFFNELEQTIHEVSEGFKRVVSKENAENLRKSLISLERITRVIARNDANINKTLREFPKLVQNFTVMTQDLSEAGKYVSSTMKAGKVGINKISQQTLPPIILLLRKLDLISSNLEKVSAQIRQNPAVILRGSTTPKLGPGE, from the coding sequence TTGGAACCAAAAACTAACTACACAGTAGTAGGACTTACTGTTTTGCTCTTAATAGTTGGCTTGGTTTTAGCAGGTCTTTGGTTATCTATTGGCTTTGATAAAAGCAACTACAATTTCTATACCGTCTACATGAGCGAATCCGTTTCTGGACTAACAGAAGAATCTTTAGTTAAATTTAACGGAGTAAAAGTAGGCTTCGTAGATCACATAGAATTAAATCCCGTTAACCCACAACAAGTTAAACTGCGTTTAAAAATCGAAGAAGGTACCCCAATTACTCATAGCACGCGCGCCACTTTAATAACACAGGGGATAACGGGTACTACTTATTTAGGTTTAAGTGCCATCTCCTCCTCTTTGTTACCTCTACAAAAAAAACCCGGTGAACCTTACCCCGTTATACCTACCAAGCCTTCTTTCTTTAATGAGCTGGAGCAAACGATTCATGAAGTAAGCGAAGGGTTTAAACGCGTGGTGAGTAAAGAAAATGCAGAAAACCTGCGCAAATCTTTAATTAGCCTTGAAAGAATTACACGGGTAATTGCTAGAAACGATGCCAATATTAATAAAACATTACGCGAATTTCCTAAATTAGTACAAAACTTTACAGTTATGACGCAAGATTTATCGGAAGCAGGGAAATACGTTTCAAGTACAATGAAAGCTGGAAAAGTTGGAATTAATAAGATTTCGCAGCAAACGCTGCCCCCCATTATTTTACTATTGCGTAAATTGGATTTAATTTCGTCCAACCTTGAAAAAGTAAGTGCACAAATACGTCAAAATCCGGCAGTAATATTGAGAGGATCGACTACCCCTAAACTAGGACCGGGAGAGTAA
- a CDS encoding ABC-type transport auxiliary lipoprotein family protein, with the protein MIGFVCLSLLLTGCAVKTPVDHQYKLDAFSSKSYLASGRGISIMVSQPEAVGGYQTEQMLYQKKPYELQAFVKNAWVAPPASMLFPLVMQSLQKTGYFHAVSSAPYADKADYRLDVQLLELQQNFLCKPSFVELVVKVVLTRMEDDQVVASRIFSHRVKAPQDTPYGGVVAANQATREFTGALTQFVIAKIQKNQ; encoded by the coding sequence GTGATTGGATTTGTCTGTCTTTCTTTACTATTAACAGGCTGCGCCGTTAAAACACCGGTAGACCATCAATATAAGCTGGATGCCTTTAGTAGCAAATCTTACCTCGCTTCAGGGAGGGGGATTTCCATTATGGTATCCCAACCAGAAGCCGTAGGAGGCTATCAGACTGAACAAATGCTTTATCAAAAAAAACCATATGAGTTGCAGGCGTTTGTTAAAAATGCATGGGTGGCGCCCCCGGCAAGTATGCTATTCCCGTTGGTAATGCAAAGTTTACAAAAAACAGGTTATTTTCATGCGGTTTCTTCTGCTCCCTATGCCGACAAAGCAGATTATCGACTAGACGTGCAGCTGTTAGAGTTACAGCAAAATTTTCTATGCAAGCCCAGTTTTGTTGAGTTAGTAGTTAAAGTGGTATTGACGCGCATGGAAGATGATCAAGTGGTTGCTTCACGTATTTTTAGTCATCGTGTGAAAGCACCACAGGATACCCCTTATGGTGGTGTCGTGGCTGCAAATCAGGCAACACGAGAATTTACTGGTGCTCTTACGCAATTTGTTATAGCGAAAATACAGAAAAATCAATAA
- the pal gene encoding peptidoglycan-associated lipoprotein Pal, whose translation MKFNAFLKLGMVTAGVILLASCSKTPGSASGGVGDEDGALTARGLGQMNSRFAGQQPGELYTTQAPHNQIYLFSYDDATLADKYVPSVNAQAEYLKSNPGARVLLAGHTDERGSREYNIALGENRANTVAELMRMAGVNRQQIRVVSYGKERPANLGHDEASHRQNRRVELTYEATR comes from the coding sequence ATGAAGTTTAATGCGTTTCTAAAATTAGGTATGGTTACCGCTGGTGTTATCCTGCTGGCATCTTGTTCAAAAACCCCTGGAAGCGCAAGCGGTGGTGTTGGTGATGAAGATGGTGCATTAACTGCGCGTGGCTTGGGACAAATGAATAGCCGTTTTGCCGGACAACAACCTGGTGAACTCTATACTACACAAGCGCCTCACAACCAAATTTATTTATTCTCCTATGATGATGCTACTTTAGCTGACAAATATGTACCTTCTGTAAATGCACAAGCAGAATATTTAAAATCCAACCCGGGAGCTAGAGTACTTCTAGCAGGACATACTGATGAGCGTGGCAGTAGAGAATACAATATTGCACTAGGTGAAAACCGCGCAAATACTGTTGCCGAATTAATGCGTATGGCTGGGGTTAACAGACAACAAATACGTGTGGTAAGTTACGGTAAAGAGAGACCTGCTAATCTAGGCCATGATGAAGCGTCTCACCGTCAAAACCGACGCGTCGAATTAACTTATGAGGCTACCAGATGA
- the ybgF gene encoding tol-pal system protein YbgF — MINTRRLLVAICINSLFAFSTYAVAPVVDDSENFAMLDEQEGAYEQPLAHEQKNNYYQDEEPALANDAYDTSSSATKDNASLLEKVQALKQEVQELRGQLEVQSHDLKVLQEQQLSFYKDLDARLRKEQPIQQAKTTTETPVAINTTPALAATVPATSASVETQPKAKLQASTPAIARTNPADEQISYLAAYELVKNKKYDEAITAMQSFAERFPQGGYTANAQYWLGELYMVKKDYPQAIEHFEIVLKQFSSSPKTAASMLKLGYAYAAAGNIEEAKSRLQQVIKAYPDTNTAQLAIAKLDALD; from the coding sequence ATGATAAACACCCGTCGACTCCTTGTCGCCATTTGTATAAACAGTCTATTTGCTTTTTCTACCTATGCGGTAGCACCAGTAGTAGATGATAGTGAAAATTTCGCGATGTTAGATGAGCAGGAAGGGGCGTATGAGCAGCCCCTGGCTCATGAGCAAAAAAATAATTACTATCAAGATGAGGAGCCGGCGCTTGCTAACGACGCGTATGATACATCGAGTTCAGCAACCAAAGATAATGCCTCTTTATTAGAGAAAGTCCAGGCTTTAAAACAAGAAGTGCAAGAATTACGCGGTCAATTAGAAGTACAATCGCATGATTTAAAAGTACTGCAAGAGCAGCAACTTTCTTTTTATAAAGATTTAGATGCAAGGCTTCGCAAAGAACAGCCTATACAACAAGCAAAAACAACAACGGAAACGCCTGTCGCTATAAATACTACCCCGGCGCTTGCGGCGACAGTACCGGCTACGAGTGCTAGTGTTGAAACACAGCCTAAGGCGAAACTACAAGCAAGCACACCTGCCATTGCAAGAACAAATCCTGCGGATGAACAAATTAGTTACCTGGCTGCTTATGAGTTAGTAAAAAATAAAAAATATGACGAAGCTATTACAGCTATGCAGTCATTTGCCGAGCGTTTTCCTCAAGGTGGATATACCGCTAATGCCCAATATTGGCTAGGTGAACTTTATATGGTAAAAAAAGATTACCCCCAAGCAATTGAGCATTTTGAAATTGTTCTTAAACAATTTTCCTCTTCCCCAAAAACCGCAGCTAGTATGCTAAAATTAGGTTATGCCTATGCAGCCGCTGGCAATATTGAAGAAGCGAAATCTCGCTTACAACAGGTTATCAAAGCGTACCCTGATACCAATACTGCACAACTAGCCATTGCAAAATTGGATGCTCTAGATTAA
- the queE gene encoding 7-carboxy-7-deazaguanine synthase QueE — MKSFQNRLRITEIFHSIQGESNTVGWPTVFVRLTGCPLRCQYCDTAYAFSGGEMYSLESILEKVKSFHCPYVCITGGEPLAQPACITLLTMLCDAGCKVSLETSGARDISQVDPRVMIVMDIKTPDSLECEKNMWTNLAYLKSSDQIKFVICSQQDYEWAKQIIIEKNLAEKCDLLFSPSWEQINPTDLANWIVNDRLPVRFQLQLHKILWNDTPGH, encoded by the coding sequence ATGAAATCTTTTCAAAACCGATTACGCATTACAGAGATATTTCATTCTATACAGGGAGAGTCGAATACAGTTGGTTGGCCTACCGTTTTCGTACGGCTAACTGGTTGCCCTTTGCGTTGCCAATATTGCGACACCGCCTATGCTTTCAGCGGCGGTGAAATGTATTCGCTAGAGTCTATATTGGAAAAAGTAAAAAGCTTTCATTGCCCCTACGTGTGTATCACAGGTGGCGAACCTTTAGCACAACCCGCATGTATTACTTTATTAACAATGCTTTGTGATGCAGGTTGTAAGGTTTCACTAGAAACGAGTGGCGCCAGGGATATTTCTCAAGTGGATCCAAGAGTAATGATAGTAATGGATATTAAAACTCCTGATTCGCTCGAATGTGAAAAAAATATGTGGACAAATCTTGCTTACTTAAAAAGCAGTGATCAAATTAAATTTGTTATTTGTAGTCAACAGGACTATGAGTGGGCAAAACAAATTATTATTGAAAAAAATCTTGCCGAGAAATGTGATCTTTTGTTTTCACCCAGCTGGGAACAAATAAACCCAACCGATCTAGCCAATTGGATTGTGAATGATCGTTTACCTGTACGTTTTCAATTACAATTGCATAAAATTTTGTGGAATGATACGCCAGGACACTAG
- a CDS encoding diphosphomevalonate/mevalonate 3,5-bisphosphate decarboxylase family protein, with product MPWFAQAPANIALVKYMGKKDSEKNIPLNASLSYTLNNLVSSVSLEEQPGKKDFWEPLHIPGAVNNFSLSKAAQERFISHLQFLKTQFNFQGAFLIRSTNNFPHSSGLASSASSFAALTKCACLALSELTGKEIPTLEEQARLSRQGSGSSCRSFFSPWVLWRDESVKPINLPYQELIHQVIVISQTEKKVPSSQAHELIKTSKLYPTRAERAENNLKVLLNALETKDWESAYQLCWREFQDMHRLFTTSTPGFTYMTAQTKEALQTVQLLWQRKNDGPIVTMDAGPNIHLLYRPDQADFAAQFKKDYLVGNYDIL from the coding sequence ATGCCATGGTTTGCACAAGCACCTGCCAATATTGCCCTCGTTAAATATATGGGGAAAAAAGACTCGGAAAAAAATATACCTCTAAATGCCTCGTTATCTTACACCTTAAATAATTTGGTAAGTAGCGTTAGTCTTGAAGAACAGCCTGGTAAAAAAGATTTTTGGGAACCTCTTCATATTCCAGGAGCAGTGAATAACTTTTCTTTATCCAAAGCAGCACAAGAGCGTTTTATAAGTCATTTACAATTTCTAAAAACGCAGTTTAATTTTCAGGGGGCATTTCTAATCCGCTCTACTAATAACTTTCCTCACAGTAGTGGACTTGCAAGTTCAGCATCTAGCTTTGCTGCATTAACAAAATGTGCCTGCCTCGCCTTAAGTGAGTTAACAGGAAAAGAAATACCTACTCTAGAAGAACAAGCTCGCCTCAGTCGTCAAGGTTCTGGATCTTCCTGCCGATCTTTTTTTTCACCATGGGTTTTATGGCGAGATGAAAGTGTAAAACCCATCAATTTGCCCTATCAAGAATTAATTCATCAAGTGATTGTTATTAGTCAAACCGAAAAAAAAGTTCCATCCAGCCAGGCACATGAATTAATAAAAACCAGTAAATTGTATCCTACGCGAGCGGAGCGTGCTGAAAATAATTTAAAAGTATTATTGAATGCCCTGGAAACAAAAGACTGGGAAAGTGCTTATCAACTTTGTTGGCGTGAATTCCAAGATATGCATCGTCTATTCACTACTAGTACCCCAGGTTTTACTTATATGACCGCACAAACCAAAGAAGCTTTGCAAACGGTACAATTATTATGGCAACGTAAAAATGACGGGCCTATTGTTACCATGGATGCAGGCCCGAACATTCATTTACTGTATCGTCCAGATCAGGCAGATTTTGCTGCGCAATTTAAAAAAGATTATTTAGTGGGTAACTATGACATTCTCTGA
- a CDS encoding mevalonate kinase: MTFSDFETTTYGKWILAGEHAVIRGHSALVFPILEKYFHLSYQNSTSSLSADYSGDSGADMHLLFWSVLEQGMQILGRSLNALNGHFKLNSNIPVGVGMGASAALCVAMARWFAAQNMINELAISTFARELENLFHGKSSGLDIAGVSAETGIFFHEGVLSPVQRSWDPHWCLSSCGQIGITSHCIQQVQIIWDNNPSVGAALDQKMQFCVSQAKDALEMNSDQSLPTLAKAMNEACACFEAWGLVSDSLRQHMLKLKEAGAIAVKPTGSGGGGNVISLWESTENIPPGLIHL, from the coding sequence ATGACATTCTCTGATTTTGAAACTACCACCTATGGAAAATGGATTTTAGCTGGTGAGCATGCGGTAATTCGTGGCCATTCTGCCCTTGTTTTTCCAATCTTAGAAAAATATTTCCACCTCTCTTATCAGAACTCCACCTCGTCGCTTAGTGCTGACTACTCTGGCGATAGTGGTGCTGATATGCACCTCCTGTTTTGGAGTGTATTAGAACAAGGGATGCAAATACTTGGGCGATCCCTTAATGCGCTAAACGGCCATTTTAAGTTAAACAGTAATATCCCTGTTGGCGTTGGTATGGGAGCTTCTGCTGCTTTATGTGTAGCTATGGCGCGCTGGTTTGCAGCTCAAAATATGATTAATGAATTAGCCATTTCTACCTTCGCAAGAGAGCTAGAAAACCTTTTCCACGGAAAAAGTAGCGGTCTTGATATAGCTGGAGTTTCTGCAGAAACAGGAATTTTTTTCCATGAAGGCGTGCTCTCACCTGTTCAGCGGAGCTGGGACCCCCATTGGTGCCTTTCTTCTTGTGGGCAAATAGGCATAACATCCCATTGTATTCAGCAGGTACAAATAATTTGGGACAATAATCCCAGTGTAGGTGCCGCTCTTGATCAAAAAATGCAGTTCTGCGTTTCCCAAGCAAAGGATGCCTTGGAAATGAACAGCGACCAATCTTTACCCACTTTAGCTAAAGCCATGAATGAGGCTTGTGCGTGTTTTGAAGCGTGGGGACTTGTGAGTGATAGCTTAAGGCAGCATATGTTAAAACTTAAAGAAGCAGGCGCCATCGCTGTAAAACCCACTGGTTCCGGAGGCGGGGGAAACGTTATAAGCCTATGGGAATCAACGGAGAATATACCACCAGGCCTAATTCATTTGTAA
- the ftsB gene encoding cell division protein FtsB has product MRLVFIGLILALISLQYKLWLGDGSIKQWLHLEKKLATQKSENKKLVARNRALEADIVELKSGDQSLEEQARYELGMVKNGEVYYHFVDK; this is encoded by the coding sequence ATGCGCCTGGTTTTTATAGGTCTTATTTTAGCGCTTATAAGCTTACAGTATAAATTGTGGCTGGGTGACGGCAGTATTAAACAATGGCTGCATCTTGAAAAAAAATTGGCTACCCAAAAAAGCGAGAATAAAAAACTCGTCGCACGAAATCGCGCCTTGGAAGCTGATATTGTCGAGTTAAAATCTGGGGATCAGTCCTTGGAAGAGCAAGCACGTTATGAACTGGGAATGGTAAAAAACGGGGAAGTGTATTATCACTTTGTTGATAAGTAG
- a CDS encoding DUF6282 family protein, whose translation MLNACPYQFIDIHYHANPDLFDRRYTALEAGKLYQQLDGAVYLKSHLGATSIQASLAQSLGLPVFPSVVLNKIAGGIDYRVIIKALAEYTGKMNLKMIVHFPTITGRKYISKLNRKVTHPQYEQTCHAPETLFDENKKLKPAVIEILKLAADYPIVLSSGHASKEEVFALIDNCQKYKVNALLLNQPANPLTGLSANELHAVAKNDFIWVEQTLLTLLLGHQIQEDFIEVITNIPRVIYSSDLGQTSQMTIAQWWNFTNQFFDEIKLTKARRKSICLDNPLKLLEI comes from the coding sequence ATGCTAAACGCTTGCCCCTACCAATTCATTGATATCCATTATCATGCGAATCCAGATTTATTTGATCGTAGGTATACCGCCCTGGAGGCGGGTAAGCTTTATCAGCAATTAGATGGGGCTGTTTATCTAAAAAGTCATTTAGGTGCAACGAGTATCCAGGCTTCTCTTGCTCAGAGTTTAGGTTTACCTGTGTTTCCTTCTGTGGTGTTGAATAAAATTGCTGGCGGAATAGATTACCGCGTAATAATAAAAGCGTTGGCGGAATATACGGGAAAAATGAATCTAAAAATGATCGTTCATTTTCCGACTATAACGGGGCGTAAATATATTTCAAAGCTAAACCGTAAAGTTACACATCCTCAATATGAGCAGACTTGTCATGCCCCTGAAACATTATTTGATGAAAACAAGAAGTTAAAACCTGCCGTTATTGAAATTTTAAAGTTGGCAGCTGATTATCCTATTGTTCTATCCAGCGGCCATGCTTCTAAAGAAGAAGTATTTGCCTTAATAGACAATTGTCAAAAATATAAAGTAAACGCTTTATTGCTGAATCAACCAGCTAATCCATTAACAGGGCTATCAGCTAATGAATTACATGCGGTTGCTAAAAACGATTTTATTTGGGTTGAGCAGACCTTACTGACATTGTTATTAGGACACCAAATTCAGGAAGATTTTATCGAAGTGATTACTAATATTCCGCGAGTTATTTATAGTTCCGATTTAGGTCAAACTTCGCAGATGACAATAGCTCAATGGTGGAATTTTACCAACCAATTTTTTGATGAAATTAAGCTTACAAAAGCGCGAAGAAAGAGTATATGTTTGGATAATCCCCTTAAGCTGTTAGAAATTTAA